One Sphingobacteruim zhuxiongii DNA window includes the following coding sequences:
- the dinB gene encoding DNA polymerase IV, whose amino-acid sequence MRKIIHIDMDAFYASVEQRDFPEFRGKALAVGGSPSGRGVVATASYEARKFGVKSAMSSHMALQLCPNLLFTRPRFDVYKEVSNHIRSIFQRYTDLIEPLSLDEAYLDVTADKLDIGSAIEIARQIKLAIKEELQLTASAGVSVNKFVAKIASDYQKPDGLTFIGPSKVTKFLEALPIHKFFGVGKVTAKKMNQMGIHIGADLKRFNEIEIQQHFGKSGKFFYNMVRGLDERPVRPNRISKSVGSEDTFESDLTDPELMKVEITRLAERVFSRLERGEKFGKTVTLKIKYADFTQITRSKTGLHYLSKLEEIQEYAYELLAKVDMQEKRVRLLGVTVSNFQGESSDKVEYVQLSLF is encoded by the coding sequence ATGCGCAAGATTATTCATATTGATATGGATGCTTTTTATGCTTCAGTCGAACAGCGAGACTTTCCGGAGTTTCGGGGTAAGGCATTGGCCGTTGGCGGCTCTCCCAGTGGGCGAGGAGTGGTCGCAACGGCGAGTTATGAAGCGCGTAAGTTTGGCGTAAAGTCTGCGATGTCTTCACATATGGCATTGCAATTATGCCCCAATTTATTGTTTACCCGCCCACGGTTCGATGTTTATAAGGAGGTTTCCAATCATATTCGATCGATCTTTCAGCGTTATACAGATTTGATAGAGCCGCTTTCACTGGATGAGGCATATTTGGATGTAACAGCGGATAAGTTAGATATCGGTTCGGCTATTGAAATTGCTCGGCAAATAAAACTAGCGATAAAGGAGGAGTTGCAATTGACTGCTTCTGCCGGGGTTTCGGTGAATAAGTTTGTAGCGAAAATTGCCTCAGATTATCAGAAACCGGATGGACTCACGTTTATTGGTCCATCAAAAGTAACAAAGTTCTTGGAGGCTTTGCCGATTCATAAATTCTTCGGAGTAGGTAAGGTTACAGCGAAGAAAATGAATCAAATGGGGATTCATATTGGTGCTGATTTGAAGCGATTTAATGAGATTGAAATTCAACAGCACTTTGGTAAGTCGGGTAAGTTTTTTTATAACATGGTGCGCGGATTGGATGAGCGTCCGGTTCGTCCGAATCGAATATCCAAGTCGGTTGGTTCCGAAGATACATTTGAATCTGATTTAACAGATCCGGAGTTAATGAAGGTTGAGATTACGCGATTGGCGGAGCGTGTTTTTTCGCGCTTAGAACGGGGGGAGAAGTTTGGTAAGACGGTTACGCTAAAGATTAAATATGCTGATTTTACGCAGATTACTCGGAGTAAAACCGGTTTACACTACTTAAGTAAGCTCGAAGAAATTCAAGAGTATGCCTATGAGCTGTTGGCTAAGGTAGACATGCAGGAGAAACGCGTTCGTTTACTCGGCGTTACGGTTTCAAACTTTCAAGGTGAATCTTCCGATAAGGTAGAGTATGTTCAGCTAAGCCTCTTCTAA